Proteins encoded within one genomic window of Candidatus Omnitrophota bacterium:
- a CDS encoding CopG family transcriptional regulator, protein MKNKAADSDRPFGKLTRIKDFLPPPYKLVIPEETSKVTICLKKSDVAFFKRMAKQYHTKYQKMIRELVSKYTEQYSQTI, encoded by the coding sequence ATGAAAAACAAGGCAGCTGATTCAGACAGGCCTTTTGGAAAATTAACCAGAATTAAAGATTTTCTACCGCCCCCCTATAAATTGGTTATTCCCGAAGAAACCAGCAAGGTGACCATTTGCCTGAAGAAATCAGATGTGGCTTTTTTTAAGCGCATGGCAAAACAATATCACACTAAGTACCAGAAAATGATACGCGAATTGGTGAGCAAATACACGGAACAATACTCACAGACAATCTGA